In Microbacterium lushaniae, the following are encoded in one genomic region:
- a CDS encoding Gfo/Idh/MocA family protein, whose product MTGRVRIGLIGAGGIAGAHVAGFRRNPETVELAAVADPVRESAEKRRGDDEGVRIFADYREMIAAGGLDAVDICLPHHLHADAVIAAADAGLHVLCEKPLCLTLEEAEAISAAVERSGVTVMCAHNQLFLPAVAEAKRLIDSGVLGRVYEVRTTDSFFNDFTPESMGWRARAETSGGGELIDTGYHPLYLMQHLAGGAPVEVAAMLSRHRLEFMEGEDSAQVLVRYDNGVVGHVVTSWAYEPALGTEKFSLVAERGSLSSDGTALTYRMRGEEPVTREFEPVHEFAAEVAHFADSVRNGTRPIQTHEEGIDVLGVILAAYESSLTGSIARVGAHPVGRR is encoded by the coding sequence ATGACCGGCAGAGTGCGGATCGGACTCATCGGCGCGGGCGGCATCGCCGGCGCGCATGTCGCGGGCTTCCGCCGCAACCCCGAGACCGTGGAGCTGGCGGCGGTGGCCGACCCCGTGCGCGAGAGCGCGGAGAAGCGCCGCGGCGACGACGAGGGCGTGCGGATCTTCGCGGACTATCGCGAGATGATCGCCGCGGGCGGCCTGGATGCCGTGGACATCTGCCTGCCCCACCACCTCCACGCCGACGCCGTCATCGCCGCCGCCGACGCGGGCCTGCACGTGCTGTGCGAGAAGCCGCTGTGCCTCACGCTCGAGGAGGCGGAGGCGATCTCGGCGGCCGTGGAGCGCAGCGGGGTGACGGTGATGTGCGCGCACAACCAGCTCTTCCTTCCCGCCGTCGCCGAGGCCAAGCGCCTCATCGACAGCGGCGTTCTCGGTCGCGTGTACGAGGTGCGCACGACCGACAGCTTCTTCAACGACTTCACGCCCGAGAGCATGGGATGGCGCGCACGTGCCGAGACGTCCGGGGGCGGCGAGCTCATCGACACCGGCTATCACCCGCTCTACCTCATGCAGCACCTCGCCGGGGGCGCGCCGGTCGAGGTGGCCGCGATGCTCTCGCGGCACCGCCTCGAGTTCATGGAGGGCGAGGACTCCGCCCAGGTGCTCGTCCGCTACGACAACGGCGTGGTGGGTCACGTCGTGACGAGCTGGGCGTACGAGCCGGCCCTGGGCACGGAGAAGTTCTCGCTGGTGGCCGAACGGGGCTCGCTCAGCTCGGACGGCACCGCGCTCACCTACCGCATGCGCGGCGAAGAGCCGGTGACGCGTGAGTTCGAGCCCGTGCACGAGTTCGCCGCGGAGGTGGCCCACTTCGCCGACAGCGTGCGCAACGGCACGCGCCCGATCCAGACCCACGAGGAGGGGATCGATGTGCTCGGGGTGATCCTGGCGGCGTACGAGTCGTCGCTCACCGGCTCGATCGCGCGCGTCGGCGCGCACCCCGTCGGGCGTCGCTGA
- a CDS encoding Gfo/Idh/MocA family protein — MTEDAIGVGVAGFWHVHADDYARETEAHAETRLIAAWDDDPGRAREGATRWGVDRAESLDALLAHPGVDAITVTTATVDHTEVISRAIAAGKHVFTEKLLAPTVAESQQLAAAATAKGVTLVVSLPQLTNPVMVAAADLVDRGALGAVTYARVRMAHDGWLAGWLPDRFADPVRAIGGAFTDLGCHPAYLVQRLLGARPETVSAVYTHVTGREVDDNAVVVAAYADGALGVAEASFVTTPGAVAMEVRGTEASLLHGFGRDGLLAKGGRFGEEWVVVPLRPPPPTPFELWVDAMRGRADASADVSAAIDLTRFIVAANTAAATGSRVGFDPEGPS; from the coding sequence GTGACCGAGGATGCCATCGGCGTGGGGGTCGCCGGCTTCTGGCATGTGCATGCGGACGACTACGCGCGCGAAACCGAGGCGCACGCCGAGACCCGCCTGATCGCGGCATGGGATGACGACCCCGGCCGGGCCCGCGAGGGCGCGACGCGCTGGGGTGTTGACCGTGCCGAGAGCCTCGACGCGCTGCTCGCACACCCGGGTGTCGACGCGATCACCGTCACGACGGCGACCGTCGACCACACCGAGGTGATCTCGCGGGCGATCGCGGCAGGCAAGCACGTCTTCACCGAGAAGCTCCTCGCGCCCACCGTGGCCGAATCGCAGCAGCTCGCCGCCGCGGCCACAGCGAAAGGCGTGACGCTCGTGGTGTCGTTGCCGCAGCTGACGAATCCGGTGATGGTCGCCGCCGCCGACCTCGTCGACCGCGGCGCTCTCGGCGCCGTCACCTACGCGCGCGTGCGGATGGCGCACGACGGGTGGCTCGCGGGATGGCTGCCCGACCGCTTCGCCGACCCGGTCCGGGCCATCGGCGGGGCGTTCACCGATCTGGGGTGCCATCCCGCCTACCTCGTGCAGCGGCTGCTCGGTGCCCGGCCGGAGACGGTGTCGGCCGTGTACACCCACGTCACCGGTCGGGAGGTCGATGACAACGCGGTGGTCGTCGCGGCCTACGCCGACGGGGCGCTCGGGGTCGCCGAGGCCAGCTTCGTCACGACCCCCGGCGCGGTGGCGATGGAGGTGCGCGGCACCGAGGCCTCGCTGCTCCACGGGTTCGGCCGCGACGGACTCCTCGCCAAGGGCGGCCGGTTCGGAGAGGAATGGGTCGTCGTGCCGCTGCGTCCGCCGCCGCCCACGCCCTTCGAGCTGTGGGTGGACGCCATGCGCGGGCGAGCGGATGCGTCCGCCGACGTGTCCGCCGCGATCGACCTCACGCGGTTCATCGTCGCCGCCAATACCGCCGCCGCCACGGGCTCGCGTGTCGGCTTCGACCCGGAAGGACCCTCATGA
- the radA gene encoding DNA repair protein RadA: MPARKPSMTVPYRCTECGWTTLKWVGRCGECQQWGTVVEAAEQTGITRAVAAVAPGASRAARPITAIDTQDAPRRTSGVGEFDRVLGGGVVPGAAILLSGEPGVGKSTLLLEVAAQSARAGRRVLYASAEESTAQVRLRAERTGALHDELYLAAETDLATILGHIDDVQPELLIVDSVQTVSSALSDGAAGQPSQVREVASTLIRVAKERSLPVIIVGHVTKDGSIAGPRILEHLVDVVCQFEGDRQTSLRFVRALKNRFGPTDEVGCFDMTGAGIAEVPDPSALFLGHGDPVPGTCVTIALEGRRALPVEVQALTIDTTAPNPRRVVNGVDSARVAMVLAVLERRAHVKVSDKDVYVSTVGGVRLVEPAADLAIAIAVANAVRDHTISHRTVAIGELTLTGEIRPVTQSAQRAGEASRLGYHTVLDASSRSIDRALRDLQTRRRADPRDAPDF; encoded by the coding sequence ATGCCCGCGCGAAAGCCCTCCATGACCGTGCCGTACCGGTGCACCGAGTGCGGGTGGACGACTCTCAAGTGGGTCGGCCGCTGCGGAGAGTGCCAGCAGTGGGGCACCGTCGTCGAAGCCGCCGAACAGACCGGGATCACCCGCGCGGTGGCGGCCGTGGCCCCCGGCGCCTCGCGGGCCGCACGCCCGATCACCGCGATCGACACGCAGGATGCCCCGCGCCGCACGAGCGGGGTGGGCGAGTTCGATCGCGTCCTCGGCGGCGGCGTCGTTCCCGGCGCGGCCATCCTGCTCAGCGGCGAGCCCGGAGTCGGCAAGTCGACACTGCTGCTGGAGGTCGCGGCGCAGAGCGCCCGCGCCGGCCGCCGGGTCCTGTACGCCAGTGCGGAGGAGTCCACCGCACAGGTGCGACTGCGCGCCGAGCGCACCGGCGCGCTGCACGACGAGCTGTACCTCGCGGCGGAGACCGACCTCGCGACCATCCTCGGGCACATCGACGACGTGCAGCCTGAGCTGCTCATCGTCGACTCCGTGCAGACGGTGTCCTCGGCGCTGAGCGACGGTGCCGCCGGGCAGCCGAGCCAGGTCCGGGAAGTGGCATCCACGCTCATCCGCGTGGCCAAGGAGCGGTCGCTGCCGGTCATCATCGTCGGGCATGTCACCAAGGACGGCTCCATCGCGGGTCCCCGCATCCTGGAGCACCTCGTCGACGTCGTGTGCCAGTTCGAGGGCGACCGGCAGACGTCGCTGCGCTTCGTGCGCGCCCTGAAGAACCGGTTCGGCCCCACCGACGAGGTCGGATGCTTCGACATGACCGGTGCGGGCATCGCCGAGGTGCCCGACCCGAGCGCGCTGTTCCTCGGCCACGGCGATCCCGTCCCCGGCACCTGCGTGACCATTGCACTGGAGGGCCGGCGCGCGCTGCCGGTCGAGGTGCAGGCGCTCACGATCGACACGACCGCCCCCAACCCCCGCCGCGTGGTCAACGGCGTCGACTCGGCACGCGTGGCGATGGTGCTCGCCGTCCTGGAGCGGCGGGCCCACGTGAAGGTGTCGGACAAGGACGTGTACGTCTCGACGGTGGGCGGCGTGCGTCTGGTCGAGCCGGCCGCCGACCTTGCCATCGCGATCGCGGTGGCCAACGCCGTCCGCGACCACACGATCTCCCACCGCACGGTCGCGATCGGAGAACTGACGCTGACGGGCGAGATCCGTCCCGTCACCCAGTCTGCGCAGCGCGCGGGCGAGGCATCCCGCCTGGGCTATCACACGGTGCTCGACGCATCCTCACGCTCGATCGACCGTGCGCTGCGCGACCTGCAGACCCGTCGCCGGGCCGACCCCCGCGACGCCCCCGACTTCTGA
- a CDS encoding alpha-mannosidase, giving the protein MNQEASTPAGRAPVANAPSGRQPQNLDPAQRPAATPDRTLHMIGNAHLDPVWLWPWQEGYQEARATFASALDRMDEYPDFIFTCDQIVLLSWVEEQDPDLFARIAQRVAEGRWVNVGGWWVEPDCNMPMGESFARQGLYGQRYLHSRFGRIATVGMNVDPFGHSATIPQILRGQRMDSYCFLRPGPHEGDLDDTLFQWESPDGSRVLTYRIPFEYGSAPGDVSFQTEKSLGQLDRSLGQMMVFYGVGNHGGGPTKANIESIHRYDRMGTFGRMTMSSPRAYFDEMLARGAGFLDALTVRHDDLQHHAPGCYSSHSGIKAWQRRAQFAVLSAERWAAVEVALTGADYPRDDLERAWKQILFNQFHDILPGSAVEPSYDDARDQLGEAVAISKRIITRVHNRIARRIDVPADAATQPVVVFNPHPWPVSVDVDMQYSAQPHGVRVVDHAGAPVLSQATQSTATTSDVSRGAVTFRADVPALGYALYRLLPGPALPADEDVRVSEDGTVIENAHLRVELDAATGDVVSLLHKGTGVDPLAGTRGQPRSAVCEDPTDTWGHRVISYAWPGAALSLKRIVVRESGPVRSRVRVERGWGSSTLVEEYLLSHDARALRVDVTLDWRERAHLLKLRFPVGLEHPVATYEIPYATLRRPVDGAEEPAQSWVDLTGTIAGTPAGLTVVCTTKHGWDVSPAATAGMDTASIGITAVRSPVYSWHDPRLLDPDGVYSFHDQGVQRFSLELIPHDGDWRAAQPTRRAAVLGSPLRAQLESFHPGDLPPRRSFVDDGAGAVMVTAVKGSEDVPHAAVADLIVRAVETRGVPGSARIALPIVDRVIEGEFRPHQVRTFRIPLDPAAAIVEVDLLEWPLDEEPA; this is encoded by the coding sequence GTGAACCAAGAGGCATCCACGCCCGCGGGCCGCGCTCCGGTCGCCAACGCCCCGTCCGGTCGGCAGCCGCAGAACCTCGACCCGGCCCAGCGACCGGCGGCGACCCCCGACCGCACGCTGCACATGATCGGCAACGCGCACCTGGACCCGGTGTGGCTGTGGCCGTGGCAGGAGGGCTACCAGGAGGCGCGCGCGACGTTCGCGAGCGCCCTGGACCGGATGGACGAGTACCCCGACTTCATCTTCACGTGCGATCAGATCGTGCTGCTGTCGTGGGTCGAGGAGCAGGATCCGGACCTGTTCGCGCGCATCGCGCAGCGCGTGGCCGAGGGGCGGTGGGTCAACGTCGGCGGATGGTGGGTGGAGCCCGACTGCAACATGCCGATGGGCGAGTCGTTCGCGCGCCAGGGGCTCTACGGTCAGCGCTACCTGCACTCCCGCTTCGGGCGGATCGCCACCGTCGGCATGAACGTCGACCCCTTCGGGCACAGCGCGACGATCCCGCAGATACTGCGCGGGCAGCGCATGGACTCCTATTGCTTCCTGCGGCCGGGCCCGCACGAAGGCGACCTCGACGACACGCTGTTCCAGTGGGAGTCCCCCGACGGATCGCGCGTGCTGACCTACCGCATCCCCTTCGAGTACGGCAGCGCGCCGGGCGACGTCTCCTTCCAGACCGAGAAATCGCTCGGGCAGCTGGACCGCTCCCTCGGACAGATGATGGTGTTCTACGGCGTCGGCAACCACGGCGGCGGGCCCACGAAGGCCAACATCGAGTCGATCCACCGCTACGACCGGATGGGCACCTTCGGGAGGATGACGATGTCGTCGCCGCGCGCGTACTTCGATGAGATGCTGGCGCGCGGGGCGGGTTTCCTCGACGCCCTGACCGTGCGCCACGACGACCTGCAGCACCACGCGCCGGGGTGCTACTCGTCGCACTCGGGCATCAAGGCATGGCAGCGCCGCGCGCAGTTCGCCGTCCTCTCGGCCGAACGGTGGGCCGCGGTCGAGGTCGCCCTCACCGGCGCCGACTACCCGCGCGACGACCTCGAGCGCGCGTGGAAGCAGATCCTCTTCAATCAGTTCCACGACATCCTGCCGGGCTCGGCGGTCGAGCCGTCGTACGACGACGCCCGCGACCAGCTGGGCGAGGCCGTCGCGATCTCCAAGCGCATCATCACGCGGGTGCACAACCGCATCGCCCGGCGGATCGACGTCCCCGCGGATGCGGCGACCCAGCCGGTCGTGGTCTTCAACCCGCATCCGTGGCCGGTGTCGGTCGACGTCGACATGCAGTACAGCGCGCAGCCGCATGGGGTGCGCGTCGTCGACCACGCCGGAGCCCCCGTGCTGTCGCAGGCGACGCAGTCCACGGCCACGACCAGCGACGTCAGCCGAGGTGCGGTCACGTTCCGCGCCGACGTGCCTGCGCTGGGGTACGCGCTCTACCGCCTGCTCCCAGGCCCCGCGCTTCCCGCCGACGAGGACGTGCGCGTGTCGGAGGACGGCACCGTCATCGAGAACGCGCACCTGCGCGTCGAGTTGGACGCCGCCACCGGCGACGTCGTGTCACTCCTGCACAAGGGCACCGGCGTCGACCCGCTGGCCGGTACGCGCGGCCAGCCGCGTTCGGCCGTGTGCGAGGACCCCACCGACACGTGGGGCCACCGCGTGATCTCCTACGCCTGGCCCGGCGCAGCCCTGAGCCTGAAGCGCATCGTCGTGCGCGAAAGCGGCCCCGTGCGCTCCCGCGTGCGCGTGGAGCGCGGGTGGGGCTCCAGCACGCTCGTGGAGGAGTACCTCCTCTCCCACGACGCCCGCGCGCTGCGCGTGGACGTGACGCTGGACTGGCGAGAGCGGGCACACCTGCTGAAGCTGCGGTTCCCCGTCGGGCTGGAGCATCCGGTCGCCACGTACGAGATCCCCTACGCCACTCTCCGGCGCCCGGTAGACGGCGCCGAGGAGCCGGCCCAGTCGTGGGTCGATCTCACCGGCACGATCGCCGGGACCCCGGCCGGGCTCACCGTGGTGTGCACGACCAAGCACGGGTGGGATGTCTCCCCCGCCGCTACCGCCGGGATGGACACGGCGAGCATCGGCATCACCGCGGTGCGGAGCCCCGTGTACTCGTGGCACGATCCGCGCCTGCTCGATCCGGACGGGGTGTACTCCTTCCACGACCAGGGCGTGCAGAGGTTCAGCCTGGAGCTCATCCCGCACGACGGCGACTGGCGGGCCGCCCAGCCGACGCGTCGGGCCGCCGTGCTCGGCTCGCCCCTGCGCGCGCAGCTGGAGTCCTTCCACCCCGGCGACCTCCCTCCGCGCCGCAGCTTCGTCGACGACGGCGCCGGCGCCGTCATGGTCACCGCGGTCAAGGGCAGCGAAGACGTCCCGCATGCGGCGGTCGCCGACCTCATCGTGCGGGCCGTCGAGACGCGGGGAGTGCCCGGCTCCGCGCGGATCGCCCTCCCGATCGTCGACCGCGTCATCGAAGGCGAGTTCCGCCCGCATCAGGTGCGCACCTTCCGCATCCCGCTCGACCCCGCAGCGGCGATCGTGGAGGTGGATCTGCTGGAGTGGCCGCTCGACGAGGAGCCGGCATGA
- a CDS encoding alpha/beta fold hydrolase, with translation MDVILVPGLWLDASSWADVSELLAAAGHRPSALTLQGLHSRTANRNGIWLADHVAAIAAEIDRCKEKAVVVGHAEACGLMHAAVSQRPDRVAQAIHVGGFPSADGARVLSGFTVDARGVTTHTAGLSAVDPSLGVLHERMSENAAHVLDAVQRLTDHRRFTVPATVVATEFTTDDVRRWMAAGIDPVRELALMSDVTLVDLPSGRWPQIERPRDLADVLLAQLAVPRTEPERV, from the coding sequence ATGGACGTCATCCTGGTTCCCGGCCTGTGGCTCGACGCCTCCTCGTGGGCGGACGTCTCCGAACTGCTGGCCGCCGCAGGGCATCGGCCGTCCGCACTGACGCTGCAAGGACTGCACTCCCGCACCGCGAACCGCAACGGCATCTGGCTCGCCGACCACGTCGCCGCCATCGCCGCCGAGATCGACCGGTGCAAGGAGAAGGCGGTCGTGGTCGGCCACGCCGAGGCCTGCGGGCTCATGCACGCGGCGGTCAGTCAGCGCCCCGACCGCGTCGCCCAAGCGATCCACGTGGGCGGGTTCCCGAGCGCCGACGGCGCGCGGGTGCTGAGCGGTTTCACGGTGGATGCGCGCGGGGTCACGACCCACACCGCCGGCCTGAGTGCCGTGGACCCCAGCCTGGGCGTGCTCCACGAGCGCATGAGCGAGAACGCCGCGCACGTGCTCGACGCCGTGCAGCGCCTCACCGACCACCGGCGGTTCACCGTGCCGGCCACGGTCGTGGCGACGGAGTTCACCACCGACGATGTGCGCAGGTGGATGGCCGCCGGCATCGATCCGGTCCGCGAACTCGCCCTCATGTCCGACGTCACGCTCGTGGATCTGCCGTCGGGCAGGTGGCCTCAGATCGAGCGACCGCGCGACCTCGCCGATGTGCTGCTGGCTCAGCTCGCTGTGCCGCGCACGGAGCCGGAGCGGGTGTGA